The following are from one region of the Polyangiaceae bacterium genome:
- a CDS encoding peptidyl-prolyl cis-trans isomerase, with amino-acid sequence MGILQLRVRQLASLALLTAASLASSASAQADDPVVVRIGSVELRQSDVERRLREVPAFQLKQYGNTPEEIKRAFIERDLVPEVLLGLDTKLDDAMKSPIVRAEINQAKLQALQSALRKELEQKKPVTDADIAKYYKDHETRFKTPERIKLWRILLPTEEAANEVLKQVKAKGDVKTWSKIAREKSIDKATNMRDGDLGFVLPSGLTNVPRVRVEPSLYEATKDLKNGELASKPIPEGKGFAVVWRRGSLNAVERSLESESGNIRRLLERERTRSQLDELVKQLTAAHVKDRNDALLENVALDKIGAIGAERKPGLIEEHPPKGDVKPTSSGDEAAGAGKR; translated from the coding sequence ATGGGAATCCTGCAACTCCGCGTCCGCCAGCTCGCGAGCCTGGCGCTCTTGACCGCCGCCAGCCTGGCCTCCAGCGCAAGTGCTCAGGCGGACGATCCGGTGGTGGTGCGCATCGGCAGCGTCGAGCTGCGCCAGAGCGATGTGGAGCGGCGCTTGCGTGAAGTGCCGGCCTTCCAGCTCAAGCAGTACGGCAACACGCCGGAAGAGATCAAGCGCGCCTTCATCGAGCGCGACTTGGTGCCCGAGGTGTTGCTGGGCCTCGACACCAAGCTGGACGACGCGATGAAGTCTCCGATTGTCCGCGCGGAAATCAACCAGGCAAAGCTCCAGGCGCTACAGTCCGCGTTGCGCAAGGAGCTCGAGCAGAAGAAGCCGGTCACCGACGCCGACATCGCGAAGTACTACAAGGACCACGAGACGCGCTTCAAGACGCCTGAGCGCATCAAGCTGTGGCGCATCCTGCTGCCGACTGAAGAAGCAGCCAATGAGGTGCTGAAGCAGGTCAAGGCCAAGGGCGACGTGAAGACCTGGAGCAAGATCGCTCGTGAGAAGTCGATCGACAAGGCGACGAACATGCGCGACGGCGACCTTGGCTTCGTGCTCCCAAGCGGACTCACCAACGTGCCTCGCGTGCGCGTGGAGCCGTCGCTCTACGAAGCAACCAAGGACCTGAAGAACGGTGAGCTCGCCTCCAAGCCGATTCCGGAAGGCAAAGGCTTCGCCGTGGTGTGGCGCCGCGGCAGCCTGAACGCCGTGGAGCGCAGCCTGGAGAGCGAGAGCGGCAACATCCGTCGCCTGCTAGAGCGCGAGCGCACCCGTAGCCAGCTCGATGAGCTCGTCAAGCAGCTGACAGCAGCCCATGTGAAGGACCGCAACGACGCCCTGCTGGAGAATGTGGCGCTCGACAAGATTGGCGCCATCGGTGCCGAGCGGAAACCAGGCCTGATTGAGGAGCACCCGCCCAAAGGCGACGTGAAACCGACCTCCAGCGGGGACGAAGCCGCCGGCGCCGGCAAGCGCTGA
- a CDS encoding site-specific DNA-methyltransferase: MSISEPRVRLTWDDKPSEPTPSSARLEVVEPGHPSSMLVEGDNLEALGALARRAGASVALVYLDPPFLTGRQHNRVERGRDASGRIQRSERPAFDDRWSGMHDYLGALHGRLSLARDLLAPHGSLVLHVDPKTSHYAKVMCDEIFGPECFASEIVWRYRRWPAKTKNFQRVHDVLLRYVKDPDGEPRFNQLYEPLAASTRATWGTRKQRAVTDDSGRRQRSSSTEEESPGTPLGDVWEIGIVAPVARERTGYPTQKPMALLERLVASLTDPGDLVVDPYVGSGTTLAVCAALGRRAIGIDQNREALEICKQRLGELGIAPLRERVSATLSVRKAAPASAPTASRKRLKRAS, from the coding sequence ATGAGCATCAGCGAGCCTCGCGTCCGTTTGACTTGGGACGATAAGCCGAGTGAGCCAACGCCGAGTTCCGCGCGCCTCGAAGTGGTGGAGCCGGGACATCCGTCCAGCATGTTGGTGGAGGGGGACAATCTCGAGGCGCTGGGCGCTCTCGCGCGGCGTGCCGGCGCCTCTGTGGCGCTGGTTTACCTGGACCCGCCCTTTCTCACTGGCAGACAGCACAACCGCGTGGAGCGGGGACGCGACGCGAGCGGGCGCATCCAGCGCAGCGAGCGGCCAGCGTTCGACGATCGCTGGAGCGGCATGCACGACTACCTCGGGGCGCTGCACGGTCGCTTGAGCCTCGCGCGTGACCTGCTGGCGCCCCACGGCAGCCTGGTGCTGCATGTCGATCCGAAGACGAGCCACTACGCCAAGGTGATGTGCGACGAAATCTTTGGACCAGAGTGCTTCGCAAGCGAAATCGTGTGGCGCTACCGCCGCTGGCCGGCGAAGACCAAGAACTTCCAGCGCGTACACGACGTGCTCTTGCGCTACGTGAAAGATCCCGACGGCGAGCCACGCTTCAATCAGCTGTATGAGCCGCTGGCCGCGTCGACGCGCGCAACCTGGGGCACACGGAAACAGCGCGCGGTAACGGACGACAGCGGCCGACGGCAACGCTCGAGCAGCACCGAAGAAGAGAGCCCCGGCACGCCCCTCGGCGACGTGTGGGAGATCGGCATCGTGGCACCCGTCGCGCGGGAGCGCACCGGCTACCCAACCCAGAAGCCGATGGCGCTGCTCGAGCGCTTGGTCGCGTCGCTGACCGATCCCGGCGACTTGGTCGTGGATCCCTACGTCGGAAGCGGCACCACGCTGGCGGTGTGCGCAGCGCTCGGCCGCCGCGCGATCGGCATTGACCAGAACCGTGAGGCGCTGGAGATCTGCAAGCAGCGTCTCGGTGAGCTTGGCATTGCACCGCTCAGAGAGCGCGTCAGCGCCACGCTGAGCGTCCGCAAGGCGGCTCCGGCGTCCGCACCCACCGCATCACGTAAACGCCTCAAGCGAGCGAGCTGA
- a CDS encoding CarD family transcriptional regulator, with amino-acid sequence MQASPEVEFKIGDKAVYPAQGVAEVISIDEKDIAGQRQRFYVLRILDTDRKIMVPVSNADAVGLRQVISEQEIREIFDILKERTIGFDTQTWNRRYRGFMDKIKTGSIYDVAEVLRDLYRLKANKQLSFGERRMLDTARSLIVKEIAIARKQTEEDVKTEIEAIFFSN; translated from the coding sequence ATGCAGGCAAGCCCCGAAGTTGAGTTCAAGATCGGTGACAAGGCCGTCTACCCCGCTCAGGGCGTGGCGGAGGTCATCAGCATTGACGAGAAGGACATCGCAGGGCAGCGGCAACGCTTCTACGTGCTTCGGATTCTCGATACCGACCGCAAGATCATGGTTCCCGTCTCCAACGCGGACGCCGTGGGCCTGCGCCAGGTGATCAGCGAGCAGGAGATCCGCGAGATCTTCGACATCCTGAAGGAACGCACGATTGGCTTCGACACCCAGACTTGGAATCGCCGCTATCGCGGGTTCATGGACAAGATCAAGACTGGCTCCATCTACGATGTCGCCGAGGTCTTGCGTGACCTGTACCGGTTGAAGGCGAACAAGCAGCTCTCCTTCGGCGAGCGTCGCATGCTGGACACCGCGCGTTCGTTGATCGTCAAGGAGATCGCAATCGCGCGCAAGCAGACCGAAGAGGATGTGAAGACGGAGATCGAAGCGATCTTCTTCTCCAACTGA
- the trpS gene encoding tryptophan--tRNA ligase, producing the protein MSEEQPLPSSGPKPRILSGMQPTGGLHIGNYLGALKNWVGLVNAGEHEALFCIVDAHAITIEYDPKLLKQRILDAAVSYIAAGLDPEKCTIFVQSDVPQHTELAWYLAAVTPMGDLNRMTQFKEKSDEHKENVNAGLFTYPILMAADILVYRATVVPVGDDQVQHLELTREIARRFNHRFKAIFPEPKPLLSVAPRIMGVDGKTKMSKSRGNSIDLLDPAKVVEKKVKSAFTDPDKLRQGDPGNPDICNIFTIHKSVSPAEQVAEINRDCRSGALGCGTCKAALCENLNRELDPIRERAAALGADKKRVLEILDQGREQATRLAERTMRDVRKTMGLGTGHYKK; encoded by the coding sequence ATGAGCGAAGAGCAACCCCTCCCATCTTCTGGGCCAAAGCCCCGCATCCTCTCAGGCATGCAACCTACCGGTGGTCTCCACATCGGTAACTACCTGGGTGCGCTCAAGAACTGGGTGGGGCTCGTCAACGCCGGCGAGCACGAGGCGCTGTTCTGCATCGTTGACGCTCATGCGATCACCATCGAGTACGACCCGAAGCTGCTCAAGCAACGCATCCTCGATGCCGCAGTGAGCTACATCGCTGCCGGTCTCGATCCGGAGAAGTGCACCATCTTCGTGCAGAGCGACGTTCCGCAGCACACCGAGCTCGCGTGGTACCTGGCTGCCGTCACACCCATGGGTGACTTGAACCGCATGACGCAGTTCAAGGAGAAGAGCGACGAACACAAAGAGAACGTCAACGCGGGGCTCTTCACGTATCCGATCCTGATGGCGGCAGACATCCTCGTCTACCGCGCGACGGTGGTCCCCGTTGGAGATGACCAAGTCCAACACCTGGAGCTGACTCGCGAGATCGCGCGCCGGTTCAATCATCGCTTCAAAGCGATCTTCCCAGAGCCGAAGCCGCTCTTGTCCGTCGCTCCGCGCATCATGGGCGTCGACGGCAAGACCAAGATGAGCAAATCGCGCGGAAACAGCATCGACCTGCTGGACCCGGCGAAGGTCGTCGAGAAGAAGGTGAAGAGCGCCTTCACCGATCCAGACAAGCTGCGTCAAGGCGATCCCGGTAACCCCGACATCTGCAACATCTTCACCATCCACAAGTCGGTGAGCCCCGCAGAGCAAGTCGCGGAAATCAACCGCGACTGCCGCAGCGGCGCGCTTGGCTGCGGCACCTGCAAGGCCGCGCTCTGCGAGAACTTGAATCGGGAGCTCGACCCGATCCGCGAGCGCGCTGCAGCGCTTGGCGCCGACAAGAAGCGCGTGCTCGAGATCCTCGACCAGGGCCGTGAACAAGCCACTCGGCTCGCCGAGCGCACCATGCGCGACGTGCGCAAAACGATGGGCCTCGGCACAGGGCACTACAAGAAGTGA
- a CDS encoding Ppx/GppA family phosphatase, which yields MKQDQQRAAAIDIGTNSVLLAIAERAENRLVPLLERATITRLGQGVDKTRTLAPEAVERNLACLADYADLLRDFGSPRLRVVGTSAMRDAAGGEDFRERAAQLLGVTPEVISGDEEAQLTYRGALSGLPVNEEPVVVFDIGGGSTEIIQATAGKMHAAVSLNIGSVRLTERHLPTDPPTQEELASLQADIASELAKVPPPIPQAHLIGVAGTLTTLCAVHQRLTSYDSTRVHGAELSLEQVQELCSSLAALPVAARRELPGLEPKRADVIAAGAQIALGVLTWAGAQHLTVSDRGVRWGILEQLLGS from the coding sequence TTGAAGCAAGACCAACAGCGCGCTGCGGCGATCGACATCGGCACCAACTCGGTGTTGCTTGCGATCGCCGAACGCGCTGAAAACAGGCTGGTTCCGCTGCTCGAGCGGGCCACCATCACGCGCCTTGGTCAAGGCGTAGACAAAACGCGCACGCTCGCCCCCGAAGCGGTCGAACGCAACCTCGCGTGCCTAGCGGACTACGCCGACCTGCTGCGGGACTTTGGTTCCCCACGGCTACGGGTTGTGGGCACCAGTGCCATGCGCGACGCGGCCGGGGGTGAGGACTTCCGTGAGCGCGCCGCTCAGCTCCTTGGGGTAACACCAGAGGTGATCAGCGGCGACGAAGAGGCGCAGCTGACCTACCGTGGAGCGCTGAGCGGACTGCCGGTCAACGAAGAGCCGGTGGTCGTCTTCGACATCGGCGGTGGAAGCACCGAGATCATCCAAGCCACCGCTGGCAAGATGCATGCTGCGGTCAGCTTGAACATCGGTTCGGTGCGTCTCACCGAGCGTCACTTGCCCACGGACCCCCCGACGCAAGAAGAGCTCGCGAGCCTCCAAGCGGACATCGCGAGCGAACTCGCAAAGGTCCCGCCGCCAATCCCACAAGCGCATCTGATTGGTGTCGCCGGCACGCTCACGACCCTGTGCGCCGTACACCAGCGCCTGACCAGCTACGACTCGACCCGAGTCCATGGCGCGGAGCTGAGCCTCGAGCAGGTGCAGGAACTCTGCAGCAGCCTCGCGGCGTTGCCGGTCGCGGCGCGGCGCGAGCTGCCCGGTCTCGAGCCGAAGCGCGCGGATGTAATCGCCGCCGGCGCGCAAATAGCGCTGGGTGTTCTGACGTGGGCCGGCGCGCAACATCTCACGGTCTCGGATCGCGGAGTGCGCTGGGGCATCCTCGAGCAACTGCTCGGCAGCTGA
- a CDS encoding OmpA family protein: MGAGFFSSACGYSQDEWDQKVRELEAARNQLAAQRTAHKKCEQDHSDAVAEVDALKKQLRERGVNLDNLSASLKENMKALEEYKRRAEQLDQIRQRFENLRDRLKKLTQLGLKVEVRDNRMLIQLPGDVLFDSGKDSLKKEGISILKQVAEVIRTDSELSKREFQVAGHTDSAPLKGGFFKDNWGLSAMRARSVLVFLTDSEDKGGGLDASHWSAAGYADTDPVASNDTDEGRAKNRRVELVVLPDVEEMLNLNSLAK, encoded by the coding sequence ATGGGCGCCGGATTTTTTTCTTCGGCGTGCGGGTACAGCCAGGACGAGTGGGACCAAAAAGTACGCGAGCTCGAAGCCGCGCGTAACCAACTCGCCGCGCAGCGCACGGCACACAAGAAGTGCGAACAGGATCACTCCGACGCGGTCGCTGAAGTCGACGCGTTGAAGAAGCAACTGCGCGAGCGCGGTGTGAACCTCGACAACCTCAGCGCCTCGCTGAAAGAAAACATGAAGGCGCTAGAGGAGTACAAGCGCCGCGCGGAGCAGCTCGATCAAATCCGTCAGCGCTTCGAGAACCTGCGCGACCGACTCAAGAAGCTCACTCAGCTTGGGTTGAAGGTGGAGGTGCGAGACAACCGCATGTTGATCCAGTTGCCTGGCGACGTGCTCTTCGACTCCGGCAAGGACAGCTTGAAGAAGGAAGGCATTTCCATCCTGAAACAGGTTGCCGAAGTCATCAGGACTGACTCCGAGCTCTCCAAGCGCGAGTTCCAGGTCGCCGGTCACACCGACTCCGCACCACTCAAGGGCGGCTTCTTCAAAGACAACTGGGGCCTCTCCGCAATGCGCGCTCGCTCAGTCCTCGTGTTCCTCACGGATTCGGAGGACAAGGGTGGTGGGCTGGACGCCTCCCACTGGAGTGCCGCTGGTTACGCGGACACCGATCCGGTCGCGAGCAACGACACCGACGAGGGCCGCGCAAAGAACCGTCGCGTCGAACTCGTGGTGCTGCCTGACGTCGAAGAGATGCTCAACTTGAACAGCCTCGCGAAGTGA
- the rnc gene encoding ribonuclease III: MANSEQSAAALAQLLGLNTESQWFEQALTHPSFANERQTAEDNQRLEFLGDAVLGLCASELLFERFPQAPEGSLTRLRAQLVNAESLQRIGQELELSAALRLGKGADSAGLRGSLNVVADAVEALIAAAFLEGGWPLARQVCRRLLEPHVVGLKADAGRDAKSELQERLQAGGGAVPAYAVVDEGGPAHERWFEVEVSVEGRALGQGRGRSKRLAERAAAQNALESESWIREETPVGAEDA, encoded by the coding sequence ATGGCGAATTCCGAGCAATCCGCAGCGGCGCTCGCTCAGCTCCTTGGGCTGAACACCGAGTCGCAATGGTTCGAGCAAGCTCTGACTCATCCGAGCTTCGCGAACGAGCGTCAAACGGCGGAAGACAACCAGCGCTTGGAGTTTCTGGGAGACGCGGTGCTTGGACTGTGCGCCAGCGAGCTCTTGTTCGAGCGCTTTCCCCAGGCGCCCGAGGGCAGCCTCACGCGGCTCCGCGCCCAGTTGGTCAACGCGGAGTCTTTGCAGCGCATTGGGCAGGAGCTCGAGCTGTCCGCGGCGCTCCGCTTGGGCAAGGGCGCGGATAGCGCCGGTCTGAGGGGGAGCCTGAACGTCGTCGCTGACGCAGTGGAGGCGCTGATCGCCGCTGCGTTCTTGGAAGGCGGCTGGCCGTTGGCTCGCCAAGTGTGTCGCCGCTTGCTGGAGCCCCACGTCGTGGGCTTGAAGGCAGACGCGGGGCGCGACGCCAAGAGCGAGCTGCAAGAGCGTTTGCAGGCCGGTGGTGGCGCTGTGCCCGCGTACGCCGTAGTCGATGAAGGCGGTCCCGCCCACGAGCGCTGGTTCGAGGTCGAAGTCAGTGTGGAGGGTCGCGCGCTGGGGCAAGGGCGCGGTCGGAGCAAGCGCTTGGCAGAACGCGCCGCGGCGCAAAACGCCCTCGAGAGTGAATCGTGGATCCGCGAGGAGACACCCGTCGGAGCCGAAGATGCGTAG